Proteins found in one Spartobacteria bacterium genomic segment:
- the trpS gene encoding tryptophan--tRNA ligase yields MRFLSGIQPSGMLHIGNYFGMMKPALELQNQGDSFYFIADYHALTSVHDPVKLRDSVKNVALDFLACGLDPAKTAFYKQSDLPEVQELTWLLSIVTPMGLLERCHSYKDKLAKGMAASHGLFAYPVLMAADILIVQSNVVPVGKDQKQHVEVTRDLAVKFNNTFGETFTIPEPSIREDVAVVPGLDGQKMSKSYDNTIEIFGPEKPTKKKIMRIVTDSKGLEDVKDPDTCNVFGLYKLFASEAQKQELAAQYRAGGMGYGVAKKALYEMMMDHFAPYRARRAELEQNMDYVDQVLHQGAEKARTVAAETLDRARRAVGLA; encoded by the coding sequence ATGAGATTTCTATCTGGCATTCAACCATCGGGAATGCTTCACATCGGCAATTATTTTGGGATGATGAAACCCGCACTGGAATTACAGAATCAGGGTGATTCGTTTTATTTTATTGCCGATTATCATGCGCTCACTTCGGTTCACGATCCGGTTAAGCTCCGCGATAGCGTTAAAAATGTGGCTCTGGATTTTCTGGCCTGCGGATTGGATCCTGCGAAAACAGCCTTTTACAAGCAGAGCGACCTCCCGGAGGTACAGGAACTGACTTGGCTGCTGTCGATTGTTACCCCCATGGGACTGCTTGAACGCTGTCATTCATATAAAGACAAACTAGCCAAGGGCATGGCGGCTTCGCATGGTTTATTTGCTTATCCAGTTTTAATGGCTGCGGATATTCTTATTGTCCAGTCCAACGTGGTGCCGGTGGGAAAAGATCAGAAACAGCATGTTGAAGTCACGCGTGATCTGGCTGTGAAATTTAACAATACTTTTGGTGAAACCTTTACGATTCCAGAACCTTCGATTCGAGAGGATGTGGCGGTTGTTCCGGGACTTGACGGCCAGAAAATGTCAAAGTCTTATGATAATACCATAGAAATATTCGGACCAGAAAAGCCCACAAAAAAGAAAATTATGCGCATTGTCACGGATAGCAAAGGATTGGAAGACGTAAAAGATCCTGATACATGTAATGTGTTTGGTTTGTACAAACTGTTTGCTTCAGAAGCGCAGAAGCAGGAACTGGCAGCTCAGTATCGCGCGGGCGGCATGGGGTACGGGGTGGCAAAAAAGGCGCTGTACGAGATGATGATGGATCACTTTGCTCCCTATCGCGCTCGTCGGGCCGAACTGGAACAGAATATGGATTATGTTGATCAGGTGCTGCATCAGGGTGCGGAAAAAGCGAGGACCGTTGCAGCAGAAACGCTGGATCGTGCACGCCGGGCTGTGGGCCTTGCCTAA
- a CDS encoding threonine--tRNA ligase: MKNKDISELELMRHSAAHVMAAAVCRLFEDVKLDIGPSTETGFYYDFDIPQRVGPDDFERIEAEMQRIVDEDLPFERLEMTREEATKKLTDAGQHYKIERLADIPEGESITFYQCGDFFDLCRGPHVASTKAVKAFKLLSVAGSYYRGIETNPMLQRIYATAFTSSKALRAHLKLLEEAKKRDHRKIGKELDLFSTQDAVGPGLVHWHPKGARIRSIIEEFWRKLHYRNGYEMIYTPHVGQANLWETSGHLDFYRESMYSSMDVDGMEYFIKPMNCPFHIKIYNNSIRSYRELPIRWAELGTVYRYEKAGVLHGLMRVRGFTQDDAHIMCTPEQVEQEIKETMQFAIRMWNAFGFKNISAYLATRPEKAVGDDVRWEQATKSLEAALISENIPYETDPGGGAFYGPKIDMKVKDAIGREWQVSTIQFDFNLPERFDMTYVGEDGKPHRPYMVHRALLGSLERFFGILIEHYAGAFPLWLAPEQLRILPLTQNQLAYAEKLKAAFLEQDIRVTVDTRQEKIGAKIRLAQMEKIPYMAVVGPKEEEAGVIALRNRTKGDQGQMSVETVMAMMQKEIETKGLDADD, from the coding sequence ATGAAAAATAAAGATATCTCTGAATTGGAACTAATGCGTCACAGTGCTGCTCATGTTATGGCAGCGGCAGTGTGCAGATTGTTTGAGGATGTTAAGCTGGATATCGGACCGTCCACAGAAACCGGATTTTATTACGATTTCGATATACCTCAGCGAGTGGGGCCGGATGATTTTGAACGCATTGAAGCGGAAATGCAGCGCATTGTTGATGAAGATCTGCCGTTTGAGCGATTGGAAATGACGCGCGAAGAAGCGACGAAGAAGCTGACCGACGCCGGGCAGCACTACAAAATTGAGCGTCTGGCAGATATTCCTGAAGGGGAAAGTATTACCTTCTACCAGTGCGGCGACTTCTTTGATTTGTGCCGGGGGCCGCATGTGGCCAGTACGAAGGCGGTCAAAGCATTTAAATTGCTGTCTGTAGCCGGCTCCTATTATCGCGGCATTGAAACAAATCCGATGCTGCAGCGCATTTATGCTACTGCGTTCACTAGTTCCAAGGCACTGCGTGCTCATTTGAAACTGCTGGAAGAAGCCAAAAAACGTGACCATCGCAAAATTGGTAAAGAGCTGGATTTATTTTCTACGCAGGATGCGGTGGGGCCGGGACTGGTGCATTGGCATCCCAAAGGAGCTCGGATACGTTCTATTATCGAAGAATTCTGGCGCAAACTGCACTACCGCAATGGCTATGAAATGATTTATACGCCGCATGTCGGGCAGGCCAATCTCTGGGAAACGTCAGGGCATCTGGATTTCTATCGTGAGAGCATGTATTCCTCTATGGATGTCGACGGCATGGAGTATTTCATCAAACCGATGAACTGCCCCTTCCATATCAAGATTTATAATAACTCCATTCGTTCCTATCGCGAATTGCCTATTCGCTGGGCGGAACTGGGCACGGTGTATCGCTATGAGAAAGCCGGGGTGCTGCATGGACTGATGCGCGTTCGCGGATTTACGCAGGACGATGCCCACATTATGTGTACACCCGAACAGGTGGAACAGGAAATCAAGGAAACCATGCAGTTTGCTATCCGCATGTGGAATGCCTTTGGGTTTAAGAATATTTCGGCCTATCTTGCTACCCGACCAGAAAAAGCGGTTGGTGATGATGTCCGGTGGGAGCAGGCTACTAAATCCTTGGAGGCGGCGCTGATTTCTGAGAATATTCCCTACGAAACCGATCCAGGCGGCGGAGCCTTTTACGGTCCGAAAATTGACATGAAGGTGAAAGATGCCATAGGACGTGAATGGCAGGTAAGCACTATTCAGTTCGATTTTAATTTGCCGGAACGATTTGATATGACTTATGTGGGCGAAGATGGCAAACCGCATCGCCCGTACATGGTTCATCGCGCACTGCTGGGCAGTCTGGAACGCTTCTTTGGTATTTTAATCGAGCATTATGCTGGAGCCTTTCCATTATGGCTGGCTCCGGAACAGCTTCGCATTCTGCCGCTGACGCAGAATCAGCTGGCATACGCAGAAAAACTGAAAGCAGCTTTTTTGGAGCAGGATATCCGCGTAACGGTGGATACGCGCCAGGAAAAAATCGGGGCAAAAATCCGGCTGGCACAGATGGAAAAGATTCCTTATATGGCGGTGGTCGGTCCCAAAGAGGAAGAGGCGGGCGTGATTGCATTGCGAAATCGCACGAAAGGCGATCAGGGGCAAATGTCTGTTGAAACCGTCATGGCGATGATGCAAAAAGAAATCGAGACCAAGGGTCTGGATGCAGACGACTAA
- a CDS encoding translation initiation factor IF-3 — MKPKPWERGNRSDRFGDRTRINNQIRIPEVRCIAEDGSQLGIMPTYKANEMALAAGLDLVEISPQAKPPVCKIMNYGKFKYEKEKKEKLAKKNQTQTKVKEIKFHANVGDHDYNTKIRQATDFLNEGHRVKFSLFFRGRENAHKEIGFELMERVAVDLTEIGEVEQTAKFVGRNLIMMVFPKKSKA; from the coding sequence ATGAAACCAAAGCCCTGGGAAAGAGGCAATCGTTCGGATCGTTTTGGTGACCGGACGCGTATTAATAATCAGATTCGTATTCCTGAAGTCCGTTGTATTGCAGAAGACGGTTCGCAGCTGGGTATTATGCCCACCTATAAAGCCAATGAAATGGCACTGGCCGCCGGACTTGATCTTGTAGAAATTTCGCCGCAGGCTAAACCGCCTGTTTGCAAAATTATGAATTACGGCAAATTCAAATACGAAAAAGAGAAAAAAGAAAAGCTGGCGAAAAAGAATCAGACGCAGACGAAAGTGAAGGAAATTAAATTCCATGCCAATGTCGGTGATCATGATTATAATACCAAAATTCGTCAGGCTACGGATTTTCTCAATGAAGGGCACCGTGTCAAATTCTCCCTGTTTTTCCGTGGTAGAGAAAATGCCCACAAGGAAATCGGGTTTGAACTGATGGAGCGGGTTGCTGTTGATTTGACTGAGATCGGCGAAGTCGAACAGACCGCTAAATTTGTGGGCAGAAACCTGATTATGATGGTTTTTCCTAAAAAATCAAAAGCATAA
- a CDS encoding NAD(P)/FAD-dependent oxidoreductase produces the protein MAHSLKGRTSIQRNSHSDVIVVGAGSAGLLASLVLARLGRRVVLFEAQKEPARKLLASGGGRCNISNTLDAQAFMASFGKQGRFMTQALQAFSLHDLSSFFAELGVPLASTDGLLVYPRSQSARDVREALVHACSRLQVTLYTDRIVTSLHVNDQMVNGITTHDGLTVAAPAVLLATGGCGYPELSSGRFGLDLAKSVGHRIVSPLPANVPLITHETWPRELAGLSVSDAGVVIPYGKKTSQWTGSLLFTHRGLSGPVILDASGTIAEQLVSLQPLPVELVFLRQSPLEEFRRYQGKKKLRNALGAVVPNALAQMLCRRAGIADDVTCARLSREQQVAMDALLLHCPLLITRTEGFSKAMTMRGGVSLKEINPRTMESRFVHGLYFAGEMLDLDAPCGGFQLQWAFSSGFLAAQAVHAAMAM, from the coding sequence ATCGCTCACTCATTAAAGGGACGTACGAGTATACAAAGAAATAGTCACAGCGATGTGATCGTTGTCGGTGCCGGATCAGCCGGCTTACTGGCATCTTTGGTACTTGCCCGTCTGGGGCGGCGTGTCGTTCTCTTTGAAGCGCAAAAAGAGCCTGCACGCAAATTGCTGGCCAGCGGCGGGGGGCGCTGCAATATTTCCAATACGCTTGATGCGCAGGCATTCATGGCGTCTTTTGGAAAGCAGGGTCGTTTTATGACGCAGGCTCTGCAGGCCTTTTCGCTGCATGATTTATCATCCTTTTTTGCTGAACTGGGTGTCCCGCTGGCCTCTACTGATGGACTGCTGGTTTATCCCCGGTCGCAATCTGCACGTGATGTCCGGGAGGCACTGGTTCATGCGTGCAGCCGTCTGCAAGTGACATTGTATACCGACCGGATCGTTACGTCGCTGCATGTGAACGATCAGATGGTAAACGGTATAACGACGCACGACGGCTTAACGGTCGCGGCACCCGCCGTATTGCTGGCTACCGGTGGTTGTGGTTATCCTGAACTGAGCAGCGGAAGGTTTGGACTTGATCTTGCGAAGTCGGTCGGTCACAGGATTGTTTCTCCGCTTCCAGCCAATGTCCCTCTGATAACGCATGAAACGTGGCCGCGTGAACTGGCGGGTCTTTCTGTCAGTGACGCAGGGGTGGTTATTCCCTATGGAAAGAAAACCAGTCAGTGGACAGGATCACTGCTGTTTACGCATCGCGGACTGAGCGGCCCTGTGATTTTAGATGCTTCGGGAACCATTGCAGAACAGCTGGTTTCTTTGCAGCCGCTGCCAGTAGAGCTGGTCTTTTTACGTCAGTCCCCCTTGGAGGAGTTTCGACGTTATCAGGGGAAGAAAAAGCTGCGCAATGCGCTGGGTGCTGTCGTTCCGAATGCGCTAGCTCAGATGCTCTGTCGGCGTGCAGGCATCGCAGATGATGTGACCTGCGCACGGTTGAGCAGAGAGCAGCAAGTGGCAATGGATGCATTGCTGCTGCATTGTCCGCTCCTGATTACCCGGACAGAAGGGTTTTCCAAAGCGATGACGATGCGTGGAGGCGTAAGCCTCAAAGAAATCAATCCTCGCACCATGGAAAGCCGGTTTGTCCATGGGCTTTACTTTGCCGGTGAAATGCTGGATCTGGATGCACCGTGTGGCGGTTTTCAGCTTCAGTGGGCCTTTTCCAGCGGGTTCCTGGCCGCACAGGCTGTGCATGCCGCGATGGCCATGTAG
- a CDS encoding phosphoribosyl-ATP diphosphatase, which produces MKTFEMLFEELQKKAASQDTQSGTVKALKAGKHAIGKKIVEEAAEVWMASEFQSKEEAAEEMSQLLYHVQVMMLACDLTLEDVYTYL; this is translated from the coding sequence ATGAAGACATTTGAAATGCTGTTCGAAGAACTGCAGAAAAAAGCGGCGTCACAGGATACTCAGTCAGGAACAGTGAAGGCATTGAAGGCTGGGAAGCATGCCATTGGCAAGAAAATCGTCGAAGAAGCGGCGGAAGTGTGGATGGCCTCTGAATTTCAGAGTAAAGAAGAGGCAGCCGAAGAAATGTCGCAATTGCTCTACCACGTACAGGTCATGATGCTGGCTTGCGACCTCACACTCGAAGATGTGTATACCTACCTATAA
- a CDS encoding ATP phosphoribosyltransferase: MLKIALPNKGSLSEGAIHLMSEAGYSCRRHSRELFVYDKDHDVEFVFLRPRDIAVYVGRGILDLGITGRDLAFEAQVATTELLALGFGRSRFCYAVPRDSGLNPDKLAHLRVATSYPCLVKHDMKQRGIECDIVELDGAVEISIKLGVADAIADVVQSGRTLVEAGLHIVGEPIFQSEAIVISREQELSCHPDVKMCLERLQGIVTARDYVVIEYDAPKSVLEQVCAITPGIESPTIAPLSRNDWMAVKAMVKRKEINRIMDDLSAQGAKGIIVTDIRTCRL; this comes from the coding sequence ATGCTCAAAATTGCTCTGCCCAATAAAGGCTCTCTTTCAGAAGGAGCCATCCACTTAATGTCTGAGGCCGGCTATTCTTGTCGCCGCCACAGCCGGGAACTTTTTGTTTATGACAAAGACCATGATGTGGAATTTGTCTTTCTTCGCCCTCGCGATATAGCCGTGTATGTAGGGCGGGGCATCCTTGATTTAGGGATCACGGGTCGCGATCTGGCTTTTGAGGCGCAGGTGGCCACGACGGAACTTCTGGCTCTGGGCTTTGGCCGGTCACGTTTTTGTTATGCCGTACCAAGGGATAGCGGACTAAATCCGGATAAGCTGGCCCATCTGCGTGTCGCGACATCCTATCCCTGTCTTGTAAAACATGACATGAAGCAGCGCGGTATCGAATGCGACATCGTGGAGCTTGATGGTGCGGTAGAAATCAGTATCAAGCTGGGTGTGGCCGATGCCATTGCCGACGTGGTGCAGTCAGGACGCACGCTTGTCGAAGCTGGGTTGCACATTGTGGGCGAACCGATTTTTCAGTCAGAGGCCATTGTTATTTCGCGTGAGCAGGAGCTCTCCTGTCACCCTGATGTGAAAATGTGCCTGGAACGACTCCAGGGCATTGTCACTGCAAGGGATTATGTGGTCATAGAATATGATGCCCCCAAGTCCGTGCTGGAGCAGGTTTGCGCCATTACGCCGGGCATTGAATCGCCCACCATTGCACCGCTGAGTCGTAACGACTGGATGGCTGTGAAAGCGATGGTTAAACGGAAAGAGATCAACCGGATCATGGATGACTTGTCGGCCCAGGGTGCCAAAGGCATCATTGTTACCGATATTCGTACCTGTAGACTTTAA
- the gyrB gene encoding DNA topoisomerase (ATP-hydrolyzing) subunit B, translating into MTEDLSNNEEIEEQIADKGSEYDAGHITVLEGLEAVRMRPAMYIGDTGNRGYHHLVYEVVDNSIDEALAGMCTHVEVTLNGDGSISVNDDGRGIPVDIHATEGRPAVEVVLTTLHAGGKFDHDSYKVSGGLHGVGVSCVNALSEWLEVEVRRNGQVYHQRYERGTPVSELEAIGKTRGTGTKVTFKPDHTIFTCREFNWDTLTARLRELAFLNKGVRIVLSQEETGREEVFEYAGGIIEFVEHLNTNGKPLHSDVIYFEHEKDGITAEVAMQYCVDSYSEKIFTFANNINTFEGGTHLFGFRAALTRSINQYAKNNKLIKDDKQSLSGEDAREGLTLVISVKVPDPQFEGQTKTKLGNGEVDGIMQSIVNEELGTYFEEHPQVARAIIDKAVTAAHARLAARKARDLARRKGALESGSLPGKLSDCSERDPSKCEIYIVEGDSAGGSAKQGRDRNFQAILPVRGKVLNVEKARLDKILTNEEIRTMITAIGTGIGDDDFDITKARYHRIVIMTDADVDGAHIRTLLLTFFYRQMRQLIEHGYIYIAQPPLYRVARRKKERYVENDEELTQILLELGVDDVVMMDKDDTPLMGTDVLKEFLSNVANVEQIIERLRRKGVDFTDYVRHRNPETRKFPQYKVTIDLDTGDREHFYVFTEGELRELREKLEKQYGTELEIDTDGDAAESEDDKQPFTIRWVELFSAEELQAIMNSWAELGFNSTHMLESDEPVCYVRLDKTGDSQPMYSLSELLCAVRDHGRKGITIQRYKGLGEMNPDQLWTTTMNPENRKMKRVVLEDAVKADMVFSILMGDDVPPRKEFIEQNALNVTNLDI; encoded by the coding sequence ATGACGGAAGATTTGAGCAACAACGAAGAAATCGAAGAGCAGATCGCGGACAAGGGGTCGGAGTACGATGCCGGACATATCACCGTTCTTGAGGGCCTTGAAGCGGTTCGAATGCGGCCTGCCATGTACATCGGCGATACAGGAAATCGCGGATATCATCACTTAGTATATGAAGTGGTGGATAATAGCATTGATGAAGCTTTGGCGGGAATGTGTACGCATGTTGAAGTCACACTGAATGGCGATGGATCGATATCCGTCAATGACGACGGGCGCGGGATTCCCGTGGATATTCACGCTACGGAAGGTCGTCCGGCTGTAGAGGTTGTATTAACTACACTTCATGCCGGCGGAAAATTTGATCACGATTCCTACAAAGTATCCGGCGGGTTGCATGGTGTAGGTGTCTCCTGTGTAAACGCCCTCAGTGAGTGGCTTGAAGTCGAGGTTCGGCGAAACGGGCAGGTGTATCATCAGCGTTACGAACGCGGAACCCCCGTATCCGAGCTGGAGGCCATTGGTAAAACGCGCGGCACAGGAACGAAAGTCACGTTTAAGCCGGATCACACGATTTTTACCTGTCGTGAATTTAATTGGGATACCCTCACAGCGCGCCTGCGTGAACTGGCCTTTCTTAATAAAGGTGTCCGGATCGTTTTGTCGCAGGAAGAAACAGGGCGCGAAGAAGTTTTCGAGTACGCCGGGGGAATCATTGAGTTTGTCGAGCATTTAAACACCAACGGCAAACCTCTGCACAGCGATGTGATTTATTTTGAGCACGAAAAGGACGGCATTACGGCGGAAGTGGCTATGCAGTACTGCGTTGATTCCTACAGTGAGAAGATTTTCACTTTTGCCAACAATATCAACACCTTTGAAGGGGGAACCCATTTGTTCGGGTTCCGTGCAGCACTGACGCGCAGTATTAATCAATATGCAAAAAACAATAAGCTGATCAAAGATGACAAGCAGTCGCTCAGCGGGGAAGACGCCCGTGAAGGCCTGACATTGGTGATCAGTGTCAAGGTTCCGGATCCGCAATTTGAAGGACAGACCAAAACGAAACTGGGCAACGGCGAAGTCGACGGCATTATGCAGTCGATTGTGAACGAAGAGCTGGGAACCTATTTTGAAGAACATCCTCAGGTTGCACGAGCGATTATTGATAAAGCCGTAACGGCCGCTCATGCCCGTCTGGCGGCAAGGAAAGCGCGCGATCTGGCACGACGTAAAGGTGCCCTGGAAAGCGGTTCGCTCCCAGGCAAGCTCTCTGACTGTTCTGAGAGAGATCCTTCCAAATGTGAAATTTATATTGTGGAAGGGGACAGTGCCGGCGGTTCTGCCAAGCAGGGACGTGATCGTAATTTCCAGGCCATTTTGCCGGTACGCGGCAAGGTGCTGAATGTTGAAAAAGCCCGTCTGGACAAAATTCTGACCAACGAAGAAATCCGAACCATGATCACTGCCATTGGTACGGGGATCGGAGACGATGACTTTGACATCACAAAGGCCCGTTATCATCGCATCGTTATCATGACGGACGCGGACGTGGACGGAGCACATATCCGAACACTGCTGCTTACCTTTTTCTATCGGCAGATGCGCCAGCTGATTGAACATGGCTATATATACATTGCGCAGCCGCCGCTGTATCGGGTGGCTCGCCGGAAGAAGGAGCGCTATGTTGAAAATGACGAAGAACTGACACAGATTCTTTTAGAACTGGGCGTGGATGACGTGGTGATGATGGACAAAGACGATACGCCGCTGATGGGAACGGATGTTCTGAAGGAATTTCTTTCCAATGTAGCCAATGTGGAGCAGATCATTGAGCGGCTACGTCGTAAGGGCGTCGATTTCACTGACTATGTACGCCATCGGAATCCGGAAACAAGGAAGTTCCCGCAATACAAAGTAACCATCGACCTGGACACAGGGGATCGCGAACACTTCTACGTCTTTACGGAAGGGGAATTGCGTGAGCTTCGCGAGAAGCTGGAAAAGCAGTATGGCACGGAGCTGGAAATCGACACGGATGGCGATGCCGCAGAGAGCGAAGATGACAAGCAGCCGTTTACGATCCGATGGGTCGAACTGTTTTCGGCCGAAGAGCTCCAGGCGATCATGAACAGCTGGGCGGAATTAGGATTCAACAGCACGCACATGCTGGAATCAGACGAACCTGTCTGTTATGTACGACTGGATAAAACAGGGGATAGTCAGCCCATGTATTCGCTCTCGGAACTCCTCTGTGCGGTTCGGGATCACGGTCGCAAGGGGATCACAATCCAGCGTTACAAAGGTTTGGGTGAAATGAATCCGGATCAGCTGTGGACGACAACCATGAATCCGGAAAACCGAAAGATGAAACGGGTTGTTCTGGAAGATGCAGTCAAAGCGGACATGGTGTTCAGTATTCTCATGGGGGACGATGTTCCGCCCAGAAAAGAATTCATTGAACAGAATGCTCTGAATGTAACCAATCTGGATATTTAA
- the gyrA gene encoding DNA gyrase subunit A, whose protein sequence is MIDGERVENINIEDEMQRAYIDYSMSVIVGRALPEVRDGMKPGNRRILYAMKERGWTHAKMFVKCAKVVGEVIGNYHPHGDTAVYDTLVRMAQDFSMRYQLIHGQGNFGSIDGDRAAAYRYTECKLQRLAEEMLMDIEKDTVDMRPNFDEQAMEPVVLPARLPNLLLNGSTGIAVGMATNIPPHNLREIVDATVHLIDHPEAEVADLCQFVTGPDFPTGGMVHGLRGIKDFYETGRGRIRLRGIANIETDARGRERIIITEIPYAVNKAAMIEKMAKLVQAKIIDGISDIRDESGKEGIRVVIEIKRNAQADIMLNKIFKHTQMESTFGAIMLAIDHGRPRVMNLKEVLECFIAHRIEVITRRTQFDLNKAEARAHILEGFRIALDHLDEVVRTIRESKDREEAHGMLKARFGFTDEQTKAILDMRLYQLTGLERDKIEAEYDALMKQILYYRELLASRPKLLGVIKDDLAAMRELYGDDRRTVLSVSETEINIEDLIADEPCVITVSHENYIKRVPVGTYRQQRRGGRGVVSMNTKEEDFVEHVFMASTHDYLCCFTEDGIMHMLKVYELPEGNRNAKGKALVNLLQVTGEDKLASMIRIREFTEDQYLVFATASGIIKKTSLSDFRNVRSRGIRAVRVDEGDRLIGVKLTNGENRLMLTTRSGQTVHFTENALRAQGRATRGVIGIRLASDDSVCSLTVVDEKGTLLVVTEHGFGKRTPFDDYRETSRGCRGVTTIRTSERNGKVIGAYCVFEDDALMLVSQSGQLIRISIAEVRVMGRVTQGVRLIRLADGDSLISSTRLDPEEIDDDEDVDGAITVEGSEVIDATEAVDDDADTEEIPYAPEADEEETDSDATGQNE, encoded by the coding sequence ATGATTGACGGTGAACGCGTAGAAAATATTAATATTGAAGATGAAATGCAGCGCGCATACATCGATTATTCGATGAGCGTGATTGTAGGTCGTGCCCTTCCCGAAGTTCGGGACGGGATGAAGCCGGGGAACAGGCGTATTCTGTACGCCATGAAGGAACGTGGCTGGACCCATGCCAAAATGTTTGTGAAATGTGCTAAGGTCGTCGGCGAAGTGATTGGTAATTACCATCCGCATGGCGATACGGCGGTGTACGATACGTTGGTACGTATGGCGCAGGATTTTTCCATGCGTTATCAGCTAATTCATGGACAGGGAAACTTCGGCAGTATCGACGGGGACCGTGCGGCGGCGTACAGGTATACCGAATGTAAACTGCAGCGACTGGCGGAAGAAATGTTGATGGATATCGAAAAAGATACCGTCGATATGCGGCCCAATTTCGATGAACAAGCTATGGAGCCTGTTGTTTTGCCGGCTCGTCTGCCCAATCTGCTGCTGAACGGCAGCACGGGGATTGCGGTGGGGATGGCGACCAATATTCCTCCTCACAATTTGCGGGAAATTGTCGATGCCACCGTGCACCTGATTGATCACCCCGAAGCGGAAGTTGCTGATCTGTGCCAGTTTGTTACCGGACCGGATTTTCCTACCGGCGGTATGGTGCATGGCCTGCGCGGGATTAAAGATTTCTATGAAACCGGTCGAGGTCGAATTCGGTTACGTGGCATCGCGAACATTGAAACAGATGCTCGTGGACGTGAACGGATTATTATCACCGAAATTCCTTACGCCGTGAACAAAGCAGCCATGATTGAAAAAATGGCCAAATTGGTTCAGGCGAAAATCATCGACGGTATTTCAGATATCCGTGATGAATCTGGCAAAGAAGGGATTCGTGTGGTCATCGAGATCAAGCGTAATGCTCAGGCCGATATTATGCTGAACAAGATTTTCAAACACACGCAGATGGAATCCACCTTTGGTGCCATTATGCTGGCCATTGATCATGGTCGTCCTCGTGTGATGAATCTGAAAGAGGTGCTGGAATGCTTTATTGCCCATCGTATTGAAGTTATTACCCGCCGCACACAGTTTGATCTGAATAAAGCGGAAGCGAGGGCGCATATTCTGGAAGGGTTCCGCATTGCACTGGATCATCTTGATGAAGTGGTACGGACGATTCGCGAATCGAAGGATCGCGAAGAAGCGCACGGTATGTTAAAAGCCCGGTTTGGTTTTACTGATGAACAGACCAAAGCCATTCTGGATATGCGGCTGTATCAGCTCACGGGACTGGAACGCGATAAGATCGAAGCCGAATACGATGCGCTGATGAAACAGATTCTGTATTACCGCGAATTGCTTGCCTCTCGGCCGAAACTGCTGGGCGTTATTAAAGACGATCTGGCAGCAATGCGCGAACTGTATGGGGATGACCGCCGTACAGTGCTCTCTGTTTCAGAAACAGAAATCAATATCGAAGACCTGATTGCTGATGAACCTTGTGTGATTACCGTTTCTCACGAAAATTATATCAAACGCGTGCCGGTGGGCACCTATCGCCAGCAGCGTCGCGGTGGTCGCGGTGTGGTCAGCATGAATACGAAAGAAGAAGATTTCGTGGAACATGTGTTTATGGCATCCACCCATGACTATCTCTGCTGCTTCACAGAAGATGGGATCATGCACATGCTCAAGGTATACGAATTGCCGGAGGGTAATCGTAACGCTAAGGGCAAAGCGCTGGTTAACCTGCTGCAGGTGACCGGCGAAGATAAGCTTGCATCCATGATTCGCATTCGCGAATTCACAGAAGACCAATACCTCGTATTTGCCACGGCCAGCGGGATTATTAAGAAAACCAGCCTGTCTGATTTCCGCAATGTCCGGTCACGGGGTATCCGCGCCGTACGGGTGGATGAAGGCGACCGTCTGATCGGTGTGAAGCTCACCAATGGTGAAAATCGACTGATGCTCACCACGCGATCAGGGCAGACCGTTCACTTTACGGAAAACGCCTTGCGTGCTCAGGGTCGTGCTACGCGCGGTGTGATAGGAATTCGTCTGGCTTCAGATGATTCTGTATGTTCGCTGACTGTGGTCGATGAAAAAGGCACCTTGCTGGTGGTCACCGAGCACGGCTTCGGAAAACGGACGCCCTTTGATGACTATCGCGAAACCAGTCGCGGGTGCAGAGGTGTCACCACCATTCGTACCAGTGAACGTAATGGAAAAGTTATTGGTGCTTACTGCGTGTTTGAAGATGATGCGCTGATGCTGGTGAGTCAGTCTGGCCAGCTGATCCGTATCAGTATTGCAGAAGTACGCGTGATGGGTCGTGTGACCCAGGGTGTTCGTCTGATTCGTCTGGCCGATGGCGACAGCCTGATATCGTCAACGCGTCTGGATCCGGAAGAAATCGATGATGACGAAGATGTCGATGGAGCCATCACCGTGGAAGGATCGGAAGTGATCGACGCCACGGAGGCTGTGGACGACGATGCAGATACGGAAGAGATTCCGTACGCGCCTGAGGCGGACGAAGAGGAAACCGATTCGGACGCGACAGGTCAGAACGAATAG